One stretch of Miscanthus floridulus cultivar M001 chromosome 18, ASM1932011v1, whole genome shotgun sequence DNA includes these proteins:
- the LOC136520766 gene encoding chaperone protein dnaJ 16-like translates to MAGSRFGSFKSEKGDSASAAAGAAGGAAQRRDPYEVLGVGRTATDQEIKSAFRRMALKYHPDKNGDDPIASDKFQEVTFSYNILSDPDKRRQYDTSGFDAIESDSQELELDLSSLNTVNTVFAALFSKLGVPIKTTVSATVLEEALNGSVMVSQLQLGNSVQRKVEKQSAHFYSVDITEKQAKMGLVCRVHSNDKSKFKLLYFELEENGGLSLALQEDSVRVGKVTAAGMYFLGFPVYRFEQNNLAAAAKDSDGAFFKRLDSFQPCDIHELKPGTHFFAVYGDNFFKSASYTIEVVCGESFPAEKEMLRNVEAKILTKRAELSKFESEYREVLAKFTEMTSKYTQEMQAIDDLLKERNEIHASYTNNPPLKRSSSRNKGKSPSKVAKTDTEKHPRKEKKVKDHCMEGYGSDSDNSSEKKSKERFPRKKWLNIPFKLDRRKTC, encoded by the exons atggcggggtcgAGGTTCGGGTCGTTCAAGTCGGAGAAAGGCGACTCCGCCtccgcggcggcgggggcggcgggtGGAGCGGCGCAGAGGAGGGACCCGTACGAGGTGCTCGGGGTGGGCCGCACCGCCACCGACCAGGAGATCAAGAGTGCGTTCCGACGCATGGCGCTCAA GTACCATCCGGACAAGAATGGTGATGACCCTATTGCATCAGACAAGTTCCAGGAAGTCACATTCTCCTACAACATCCTGTCAGATCCAGATAAGAGGCGGCAGTACGATACATCAGGATTTGAT GCAATCGAATCCGATAGTCAGGAATTGGAGCTGGACCTATCGAGTCTCAATACTGTAAACACGGTGTTTGCAGCTCTTTTTAG TAAGCTTGGTGTGCCAATTAAAACAACTGTTTCAGCAACAGTTTTGGAGGAGGCATTGAATGGGTCGGTTATGGTTTCTCAACTCCAGCTAGGAAACTCAGTGCAGAGAAAG GTGGAAAAGCAATCGGCCCATTTCTATTCTGTGGACATAActgaaaaacaagctaaaatgGGGCTAGTTTGTCGTGTTCACTCAAACGATAAGAGCAAATTCAAG TTGCTTTATTTTGAGCTTGAAGAAAATGGTGGGCTTAGTCTTGCACTACAG GAAGACAGTGTGAGGGTTGGGAAAGTTACTGCTGCAGGGATGTATTTCCTTGGTTTTCCTGTGTACCGTTTTGAACAAAATAACCTG GCAGCTGCTGCAAAGGATTCTGATGGTGCATTCTTTAAAAGATTGGATAGCTTTCAGCCATGTGACATACATGAACTGAAACCTGGAACCCACTTCTTTGCTGTCTATG GTGACAATTTCTTTAAGAGCGCAAGTTATACTATAGAGGTTGTATGTGGTGAATCTTTTCCTGCCGAAAAGGAGATGCTACGAAATGTGGAGGCAAAGATACTCACAAAACGAGCTGAACTTTCCAAATTTGAGTCAGAGTATAGGGAG GTTTTGGCAAAGTTCACTGAAATGACCAGCAAATACACACAAGAAATGCAAGCG ATTGATGATCTTCTGAAGGAAAGGAATGAGATCCATGCTTCCTATACCAACAATCCACCTCTAAAACGGAGTTCCAGCAGGAATAAAGGCAAGTCACCTTCGAAAGTGGCCAAAACCGATACAGAAAAACATCCTCGGAAGGAAAAGAAAGTGAAGGATCACTGCATGGAGGGATATGGAAGTGACAGTGATAACTCAagtgaaaagaaatcaaaagagcgGTTCCCAAGGAAGAAATGGTTGAACATTCCATTCAAACTTGACAGGAGAAAGACATGCTGA
- the LOC136523134 gene encoding putative DNA glycosylase At3g47830 produces the protein MPRKLKRKAPASPARHDTSPEPYPSHASPSSAQCLAVRDALLAFHGFPEEFAPFRRLRLGGRSPNRDPRPQPLSPTVLDGLVITLLSQNTTDAISRRAFASLKAAFPSWDQVVDVEGKRLEDAIRCGGLAATKAARIRAMLRDVRERRGKICLEYLRELSVDEVKKELSRFKGIGPKTVACVLMFYLQKDDFPVDTHVLRITKAMGWVPATASREKAYIHLNNKIPDDLKFDLNCLFVTHGKLCQSCTKKVVSDKSKSSNAACPLAGYCCIGEKLQQQ, from the exons ATGCCTAGGAAGCTCAAGCGGAAGGCTCCGGCCTCACCGGCGAGGCACGACACTTCGCCGGAGCCCTACCCTTCCCACGCCTCCCCCTCCTCGGCACAATGCCTGGCAGTCCGCGACGCCCTCCTCGCGTTCCACGGGTTCCCCGAGGAGTTCGCGCccttccgccgcctccgcctcggtGGCCGCTCGCCTAACCGTGACCCTCGGCCTCAGCCTTTGTCTCCCACAGTGCTTGACGGCCTCGTCATCACCCTCCTCTCTCAGAACACTACCGATGCCATCTCGCGCCGCGCCTTCGCCTCCCTCAAGGCCGCTTTCCCCTCCTGGGACCAG GTGGTGGATGTGGAGGGGAAGAGGCTGGAGGACGCCATCCGGTGCGGCGGCCTGGCGGCGACGAAGGCGGCCAGGATACGGGCCATGCTGAGGGACGTGAGGGAGCGGAGGGGCAAGATTTGCCTTGAGTACCTGCGGGAGCTGTCGGTGGATGAGGTGAAGAAGGAGCTCTCGCGGTTCAAAGGGATTGGACCAAAGACC GTGGCATGTGTGCTGATGTTCTATCTACAGAAGGATGATTTTCCAGTGGATACTCAT GTACTCCGCATTACAAAGGCTATGGGTTGGGTTCCTGCAACAGCTAGCAGGGAGAAGGCCTACATTCATCTAAATAATAAGATTCCTGATGATCTGAAGTTTGATTTGAATTGTCTTTTTGTAACTCATGGGAAGCTTTGTCAGTCATGTACCAAAAAGGTGGTAAGTGATAAAAGCAAGAGTTCAAATGCTGCCTGTCCTCTAGCAGGCTACTGTTGTATTGGAGAAAAGCTTCAGCAACAGTGA
- the LOC136523724 gene encoding uncharacterized protein: protein MAIPNYTYLKLKMPSPNGVITVESTYKHAYDYDVKCIEYTEAIVEVETLIVNLDQLGSEAPDSKHHAGTFEPMEAIKLVPVDPICLDDQALRISATLDIK, encoded by the coding sequence atggcgatccctaactacacctacctcaagctcaagatgccgagccccaacggcgtcatcactgttgAGTCCACGTacaagcatgcatacgactatgaCGTCAAGTGCATCGAGTACACCGAGGCTATCGTAGAggtcgagaccctcatcgtcaacctcgaccaactcggtagtgaggcacctgactccaagcatcacgctgggactttcgagcccatggaggccatcaagctcgtcccagtCGATCCCATCTGCCTCGACGaccaggcgctgaggatcagcgccaccctcgacatcaaatag